The sequence below is a genomic window from Lolium perenne isolate Kyuss_39 chromosome 4, Kyuss_2.0, whole genome shotgun sequence.
ACGAATTATTGTGAGATAGATGTAGTAAAGAGGTCcgactttatattgtaaataCGCATGCATTACGTATActattgacgatgtctatatattcatgacgatgtttTGTAATTTCTTGATTGatgtatgcattgctgaaactctggcgCGACAGAGAAACGCCTAGTTTCTCTGCCGTGGTagagaaacgctgctccaccctaaacctgtgccgcggcagagaaaagacAGTTTTCTGCCACGGCAGAGACCTTTCCCGTACCACGTGGACATACCTTTGGACCCGGTGCATATTTAAACCGGGACTCCAAGATCCCAGCTTCTTTGGCGGGCTTGTGTGGAGACTCCAAGAGACCTTTCAGTCAATGAAGCTTCTTTCACAGGCAAAGGGGGTTTGTCCCAGAGAGCAGCAATTATCCCATGCACGGGACCTCCCATGCATCTTCTAGCTGTTCATCTGGAGCTTTGAGATTTGTGCGTATGCATATCACCATATTTCATTTTGATTCGTACAAACCGCAGGCAAAGAAACACATTGAAACTCAGTGAAACTGAATGATCCCATGCCCGGGGCTGAGTCATTTGTCGTTTATCCCTTGGTTTCATGTACATTTTTGAAATGTTTAGTGAGGCCGTTCCCAATCTGGAGCTGGTCTCCAGCCATGCCTTGGTCCGCATCCACAAAAGGCAGGCAATCCTCTGAACGCCAAGGAGTGCGAGATGATGGATGCCAAGATACTGGTCTGCAACGACAAGCACAGCCTGGAGTTGCCATTCATGTTGGAACCATATGCTAAGGTGATGACATGCTAGCTTTAGTTTGCTTAGTGATGCTTACAGAAGATACTGATATCAGTACCTGGTAGTAGGTTCTTAGTTCCTCTGCCTTTTTTTTGGTTCCAGACAGTGATAAGCCGAGGAAAGTATGGTGTTCCAACTCCTGGTGCCAATTACTGGCCGTAAATGGCTGGCATGATCCTCTTCCGTATGGCACGTTTTACTTGAATTACTGTATATATCGGCTGCATTTGTTTCTCCCTGCGGGACCCTGCCCTCCTCTTGCATTTCATTCCCTAAGACAGTCATGATCACAAAAAGAACTATCATTATATATTTGCATCTGCCTGGTAAAATTTGACAAATAACTGTTCTTTGCTGATGTTAAAGTTCCTTGAATCGTATTATTTATAGCCTGCTTGGTAATTAAGTGAAATTTCATCCGCTGGTTGTAACCATTGTCCTGGGTGTTTAGTTGGCAATGCAGTAAAAAGATTTGCATATGCAGTCTGATTGCAAGGCGACCTACCTCTAAGATATGATCAGAAGGACTATGTAATCTACGAGACATGATTGAAGCAATGTAGAGCATCTGGGTACATTCATTGGGGATGCGTTGAAGCTTGACTAAGGGCGTATTCGGCAACTCTCCATCCTCCAGCTTCTCTAAATTCTGTCTGGAGTAGCACCGAACACCCAAACTCCGCGAAGCTAGATTCGAGAAGCTGGCTATAAATTATGTATAGAACACGGAACACCACTTCTGCGAATTCTCGGATCGGCAAAGGGCGGAGAAGCAACAAGTTACGGAAGACTAACACCGCCAAGTCAAAAATAGCGTTTCGCATACACCTCCTCCTCGCTCTATTCCCAAGTCAACACACCCCAAATCCCCGATCCAACTCCGCTCGCATAGTTGCATCCACTTCCGGTTGCCGCCGCGACCCTTGTGACTGTGCATGTCGTCGATTCAGTAGCAGCGGCAACCGCCACCGCGCCCTCCGCAACCATGATCATGGAGCGCAAGAGAACATGTAATGATGAATCTTTACCATTAAGGTTTCAACCTGCGAATGCCTGGTACGAGAGGCTTGCCAAACTAAATTTTATTTTTTCAGTTGGAAAGTGCATTAAAATTAATTACAATACATGCTCACACATGAGGAAGTGCAGGCGACAAGTGACACATGAACCGAAGGGGCATTGTGGTGGTTTTGAACGGTGGCAGAAGAGAAGGACAACATGTTGCTTGCCCATTGTGAGGCATGCCCCCGGTCGAGTAGGACAAACTTCTCTCAACATGCCAAACTCTTTTCTTATTTTGAGTTGCATGCACCCTGTTTAATTTTATCAAATATACATTGCAGTTGGTTTGGTTGTACTAACACGAGTATTTAGCGAACAAGTTTTGGAGAATAGCCATCTTACAGAACACGCCTTTGTAGCATATTACTCAACATTTCTTTCAAATATCAGAGTGAAAATAATTTTGCTTATAATGTAAAATAATGTTGCTTATATGAAAGTAAGATGTTCCCAGGGTGGATGAATTGTTAACCTGGAGATATTACACTAGGTGATGATGAAGGTAGAACATCATTGCTCTGTAAGTTAAATCCCTTGTTTCACAATACTACTAAAGTTGTGAAAAATAACCCTTTGAGCTGACAATGAATTTATATGCTGCGAAGGCACAATAACAACCCAAGACATTGTTGAATTTGTGTAGAAAATTTATTCCTCCAATGTGGTGTTTCTGTTCTCTTACGGGAATAGAATATCTGATTCCATGTGTTGTTGATTTTTTGCTTTTTTATTTTCTTACTTGATCGGCTTTCACTGTCCAAAATCTGGAAAACTCGCTCTAATTGCACTATCAGAAATCTAGAAAAAATAAGCTAAATTGCGAAGACAGTGGCAAATCCATTGATTTATTCACTCTAGATTTTACAACTTTGATTTTATTTTTTCCGTACACCTCAGAATGGTAGCCAATCGTACAACCAAAATGAGTTGCATATGTCATTTCATATATTTGACGCTTAACTAATAATAATGGAATACCTGATGTAGCATAAATTTTGCTTGTTACAGTTGAGTCCATTAGTTCCACACGTATGATTTTTTTGACCAACTAGATAAATTTGCTGAGGGCCGTGGCGGAGCACGGGCATTAAACTAGTGTCCCCTAATCTGGCCCATCGGTGATTGTGTAATGTAGAGTTTCTATCTCCATTTTTCACTATGCAATCAAATTATAACAATTTTGATGATAAATACATGCTCATAGAGTTTATTGTGTACATAAGCGAAATTTCTAAATGCGTAAGGAATTAAACGAGGGTTTCACGAGTCGAGCCAAGCTTCGCTTTTGAACTCATTATCTCATCGTCAAATTTCACCACTAAACCTGGTTAACCTTTTTCAAAAGTTTTTAAAAAGTGCATTTTATATAAATTTTAGTACTTCCTCAGCCCCTAAATAAGactcaattttatgtagatacgGTTGCATGTAGACGCGTTTTTAGATGCATTTGTATCTAGAAATAACTGAAGTTACTTATTTTTAGATAGAGAAACAATAAATAGCTAAATATATACCTATCTTAATTTCTGGATAGCAGAGAAATAATAATAAACATCTAAAAGTATACCTATCTTAATTTCTGGATAGCATTTTCCCGAATATTTTATTTTAAATCTATTGCGTCTGGCCGGTGATCTCCGGAGAGAGTTTgttgttcaaaacacacagctctCGGGAGTGGAGAGCGCTTCCTCAATCAAAGAAAAAAAGAGGGTCTCATCCCCCCCCCCCTCAGAGCTCTCACGAGTGAACAGTTCTTTGCTAGGCTCTCGCCGCCGCCCGGGCCTCTCCGATGCCCTCTCCACCGGATTAGCTGGTCGGAGCTGGGCTAGGAGGGGCGCCGGAGTAGTTAGGTCTAGGTGTAGGGTAGTTTTGGGCTCTATGCCCGGTAGTCGGAGCAGATCTCGGGGTCATGGCGGCCATATCCAGAGATGCTTAGGGTTTCTCTCTCTTCTGCCGGTGCTCCTCCGGTCGAagctggcggcggcggaggggaacACAGTCTCCTTGAATAAAAGCATGGTCGTCATCCACATCCAGATGCGCGAGATCCTCGACGCGGAGCTTCTCCTGgccggccgtggcggcgaggaggaggggcggcgggTTGAGGGCTGCATTCCGGTGGAGCTTCTATTTCAACAGAAGGTCAAAGGCCCGGCCATATATATATAGCCCCACATCACAGATTCGGTGATACAACGCACTCACCACCACGTCTGGTACCTCAAGTCATACAAACAACAGCACAGGTTCGGGGACACCGCACAGCATAGTGTACCAACACATAACAGGATCCACACACTCGCTATCACACGCCAAGGACGAAGGGCACTGTCGAGTTGCGCTGCACCGCCCGAAGCTCATGTCCTCGTCGCCCCATGGAGCCGCCTAACCTCGGCCGTCGCCACGTCCAAGAGTCTCAGGTCCGTTtgtctgaccagaaccctccatccctgcatactgatacgtctccaacgtatctataatttctgatgttccatgcttgttttacgacaatacctacatgttttgctcacactttataatgtttttatgcgttttccagaactaacctattaacaagatgccacagtgccagttcctgttttctgttgtttttggttccagaaaggctgttcgggcaatattctcggaattcgacgaaacaaagacccaatatcttatttttcccagaagattccagaacaccgaaggagagtcggaggcgggcagcagggggcccacaccatatggcggcgggggtggacccctggccgcgccagcctatggtgaggggccccaggcgcctccttgcgccgcctcttcgcctataagacccctttcgacctaaaaacgcgatacgaattgacgaaactctagaaagactccagggacgccgccgccatcgcgaaactccaattcgggggacagaagtctctgttccggcaccctgccgggacggggaattgcccccggagccatctccatcgacaccaccgccatcttcatcaccgctgttgtctcctatgatgaggagggagtagttctcccccgaggctaagggctctaccgtagctatgtggttcatctctctctttgtgatctagttgaatatcatctatgtgctactctagtgatgttattaaagtagtctattcctcctccatgatgtaatgttgacagtgtgtgcatcatgtagtacttggtataagctatgattgtgatctcttgtagattatgaagttaactattactatgatggtattgatgcgatctattccccctttcatagcctgacggtgacagtgtgcatgctatgttagtactcggtataattgcaatggtctatcatgcactctaaggttacttaaatatgaactccgaatgttgtggagcttgttaactccggcattgaggtgctcttgtagccctacacaatgaatggtgtttgtcatccaacaagagagtgtagagtagtttcagttatgtgatcaatgttgagagtgtccactagtgaaagtatgatccctagccttgtttccgaacatcgaatctccgtttatttactgttctgttgcatgtttacttgctgccatatttatttcagattgctattaccactcatattcatccatattacttgtatttcactatctcttcgccgaactagtgcacctatacatctgacaagtatattaggtgtgttggggacacaagagacttcttgtatcgtgattgcagggttgcttgagagggatatctttgacctcttcctccctgagttcgataaaccttgggtgattcacttaagggaaacttgttgctgttctacaaacctctgctcttggaggcccaccactgtctacaggaaaagaagcgtgagtagacatcacataCCGGTGGAGCTTCTCCTGGACGACCGTGGAGGCGAGGGGGAGAAGCTATGCTGGGCTTCATCTTCGGCATCGACGACGTGGAGGTTCGGTGTCTGGGCGACAGCCTCTGCTCCCGTAGTATCTTTCTCCCTCTTTGGCCATCATGGCGATGGTGCGGAGGGGAGGGATGCTGTGAGGCAAACTGCTGCTGCTCAGCTCCTTTCTTGGAAGGAAATCGGCATGCGTGAGGTGTGCGTGCTGGAAGCGGTTCTTGTTGGAGTTCATCAGCGACGGCGAAGGGACGTCGGAGCTATCTTGGGAGAAAGAAGCCACTCCATGTCGGGAAGCTTTGTTCTTCTTCGACTCTCTATCCTCTGCGCGAGGATCTTCATCAACCCCACTCCGGGAAGCAACGCCAGCGACGTCCCAAGTGGCATGTTCCCCGGTGGCGACGACGGTGCCTAGAGGTGGTGGTTCAAATCGGCGGCGGCGACCAAGTACCTGATCGCGTTTTCGCGAATAGATCTAGGGTGTTGGTTGTAAAAAATCAGCCCTGTGTTgtattttccttttctttcagGGGGCTGCTTGTAATCTTGTACCATCCGTTCGTTTAATCAAAGCTTCTAGGCCCCTGGGGGCCATTCcctttaaaaaaaaaaatcaaagaaaaaaagaATGGAGAGAGCTGGATAAGTGGCGCGGTGGACCCGGTCCACACCGCCCCGCCGCTCGGCGTGCCCCAACGACCGGGCGCTCTCTCTGCAAGGGCAGCCTACTCCGTGCGCCCAACCCATCGTCGCCGTCCGAGGTCAACACGCGCGCGAATCTCGGAGACACGCGCTCCGTTCGAACCATtcttctctcctctcctctccgcgGCGACACAACCACGTCGTCGCCGACGACCCCACCCACCCAAACCGCGCCTCTCCGCCGTTCCCGCCACGCCCCAAGCCTTCTTCCACAACCTTTGCCCCCAAGGATCCCTCCCGGCCACGCCCCGCGTCCGAGGAGGGAGACCCTCCCCGCAGCGCGCGCGCGCGCATTCCCGTCGAGATCTCCCCGCCGCGGCCTCGGTCGGGAGGCACCCGCGTGATCTCGGAGTCTGAGGACTCTACGATGTCGGTGGCGGCGCTCCCGCGGACGATGGAGGCGCTGACGCGGCGGGCGACCATGCTGCGCGACTCGCTGCAGAGGAGCCAGGGGAACACGGACGGCATGGTCGCCATCCTCGGCTCCTTCGACCACCGCCTCTCCGCGCTCGAGGCCGCCATGCGCCCCACCCAGGTCCGAAGccccctctccccctccccctcATTCCCATTCGATTTCCACAAAAACCGATTTCGTAACCGAGCTCCATTTTTCTGCGCCGGGTGGAAATTCATTCAGGTCAGGACGCATGCCATCCGGATGGCGCACGAGAACATCGACAAGACGCTCAAGTCCGGCGAGGCCATCCTCTCCCAGTTCGACCTCGCCCGTAAGGTACATCAACTCGCCTGACCCGCCCACCGCGGATTTTCAAACGTTTTACCTCGGTGTGGTGGTGAATTTTTCGTCATGTTATTTTTGTTGGAAGACCTTTCATGGATCTCGAGGGCATTGAAATGTGCCTTAAATAGCACTGGCTTCATTGAAACCAATGtattatgtttttttttttgggttcctAGTAGGATACTAACACTCATACAGCTTGTTCTATAGATAAACGAATGAGTGAGTTACTATGCCACTTTGAGGCCATTAGTTCAGGTCACTGTTAGACGATTGTTTGATCTCTTAGCAGTAGTTACCTTTTTAGGTCATTAGTTCAGGTCACTGTTAGACGATTGTTTGATCTCTCATCAGTAGTTTCCTTTTTGGATCATCTTCTTATGCGACATTGGCAGTTATGTTCTCGCAGAAAGAGAAGGAGTGAAAATAATAGCTAGTATGTGAACTCACTGTGAACATAACTGTTTGAAAAACGCTTTTACTCTGGGGAACCTGACTAAACTTAGAGTAAACATTGCTTTCGAGCTTTAGGCTGAGGCGACGATACTGAGGGGTCCCCATGAGGATTTGGAGGGCTACCTGGAGGCAGTGGACCTGCTCAAAGGAATCGCCAAGTTCTTTTCCTCCAACAAGAACTTCAGGAGCAGTGACGGGATTCTGAACCACGTCAACAATCTGCTAGCAAAGTCTTCCCTCAAGATTGAAGAAGAATTTAAGCAGCTGATGAATACGTACAGGTAAGATGCTCGTTCTTTTCGCAGACTCGCTGCGTTATTACCTTCCTGTTCTATTTTTTATATGTCAATAACAGGAATGTTGTCTGGCCTGCTCTTTCAGCAAACCTATTGAGCCCGATCGCCTCTTTGATTGTCTACCCAAGTCTCTACGGCCGTCAAAGGACGATGGCGGGGCCGATGGAGGGAATGCTAACAACGCTGAGCATCCATCCAAAGGCTTGGAGACTGCTATATACAGGACCCCCACACTAGTTCCTCCAAGAATATTGCCACTCATGAATGACATAGCTCAGCAGTTGGTTCAGGCTGGAAATCAACAGTCATGCTACAAAATTTACAGGTTGGTTTTGGATTGTCTGGTATTCACATATCTATTCCCTTTTTCTACGTTGGTTCTTAATAATTTCTGTCTGCATGCATTTAACTGTGGAAAAGTCAAGCATAATTTGTTTTTTTTATTCAGAGATTACCGTGGTTCAGCGCTAGAGTCGAGCCTTCGGAAGCTGGGAGTAGAAAAGCTTACTAAAGATGATGTTCAAAAGATGCAATGGGAGGCTTTGGAGGCTAAAATTGGAAACTGGATACACTTTATGCGTATTGCGGTGAGGGCCATTCTGAAAATAGGCCCATACTGTGTGTGCTAGTCTTAAAAACCATGCTAACATATTATGCTTTTGAACAGGTTAAACTACTACTAGCAGGAGAGAGAAAAATCTGCGATCAGATTTTTGATGGTGTCAACTTTAACAAGGACCAATGTTTTGCAGAAATGGCAACAAATAGTGTTGTGACCCTTCTCAGCTTTGGAGATGCTGTTGCTAAAAGTAAAAGGTCTCCTGAAAAGTTGTTTGTATTGCTAGACATGTACGAAGTGATGCGGGAACTTCAGTCGGAGGTATTCTGGAAGTAATTTATTGTACTTGCCTCCCGAATGCATAACTTTTTCTTCTGCCTGCGGAATTTTTTTGTGGGGTTTCATGTTGTTGCCATTTTCTTTTCAACTTTTACTATGATGACTTCGATGAGCACTACCAAACTTTCAGCGCCGTCTTTGTTTGAACTTGTTATCAGATTGAGGCAATTTTTGAAGGAAAGCCTTGCTCTGAGATGAGAGAGGCTGCATTGGGCTTGACTAAGCGGTTGGCACAAACCGCTCAAGAAACATTCGCTGAttttgaggaggcagttgaaaagGATGCTTCAAAGACTATTGTTCAAGATGGAACTGTGCATCCTTTGACAAGCTATGTGATTAATTATGTTAAATTCCTATTTGAGTAAGTATTCCCCTCTTCACCTAATAGTCAATGTATGGATGTGTAGAACTGTAATTCCTGATTTCTGACAAAGATACGCTAGCCAAGACGAGTAAACCTGGGGCTATATGTTTATATCCTTCATGAATTATTTTGAACTTCATCTCCAATAAGGAAAAAGTATTCATTGGTTTCTTGTGGTCCTAGAAAAGATTTCAATTGccaaatcatagcagggcattctgTAGATGAGGACACAGACTTGCATATTTACTTTCTACTATGTCTATGGCTTACAGTTAGTTGATTTGTATTGGTTTATTCATTTGTTAACCAAAAAGGATCTTATTTATCGGTAGCCTTCCTCCTACTGTTGTTCAAATAGCACACCTAACAAATGTAATTTCATATGAACAGTTATCAGTCGACGCTGAAGCTTCTGTTTCAGGAATTCGAAACTGGTAGCGAAACAGAATCTCAACTTGCTGTTGTTACTATGAGGATAATGCAAGCCTTGCAGAATAACCTAGATGGAAAATCCAAACAGTATAAGGATCCTGCACTGACTCACTTATTTCTTATGAACAATGTTCACTATATGGTTAGATCTGTCCGCAGGTATGCTTGGTTTTATTTCTCTAGATCTGCATCCTAGAGTATTCTGGCAATCTGTTCATTTAGCGATCTCTTGTGTTGCCCCAGATCAGAAGCGAAGGATATACTTGGTGATGACTGGATTCAGAGGCATCGTAGGATTGTGCAGCAAAATGCCAATCAGTACAAACGTGTTGCTTGGGCAAAGGTTAGTGTATCATCAAAGCCTCCAGTTTCTTTTGGTTGCGTGATGCTACAAATCTGTGGACAATTTTGCCTTACCATGCTGTTGTCTTTTTAACTCTGTTGTTGTTGCATGGTAATTTATGTGAAAACGGAGAACTACCTGTTTAAGATATCACAGTTCATTTGCACTTATAAGAGTATAGCTGTTATAGACACCTTTTGGGGACACCTATATCAAAATCTGGCATCCAAgataatactccctccggtcggatttaatcgacgcggaGGGAGGTCTGCCCGTTCGTGCGTTTAGCAGGTGGAAGCGTCAATTTTTTTCTGTCCGGAGGTAGTACTACCTAGGAGTAGTAGTAGTTCAGCCAGGAAAAGAGGCTGGCCAGAAGTAGAATCAGAGTTGAGGGAAAATCGGTATATTGTGAAGTGTTGTCATAATAAGGGTCCTTATACAGTCTTATATTAATTTGATTATGAGCTCCCTCCAACTCCCTATCTCATTTCATATCTATTCGTTCAATCCCACCCCATTACGTTCTCAACACAGCTCCAGAGCGTTGGAAGCGATCACATTTGCCTGCATCTCATGTCTACTACATGCAAAGCAAATCCAAACACATAAATATCGTGCTGCTCATACCTGCATTTTGTGCCCAAACACAGTTGCTTGCATCCAATATGATTTTTTACAAAGCCAACTCTAGTAAAAGTCAACATCCGTGGATTCCTTTTGTACCTCTAGTATTAAAAAACTTAGTACACACACGCTCTTAATTCAACTCAATTTTGCAAGGAAGATATGTGACAACGCTGGGCTGCAGAGAACTTTAATTTACTATGGTTGCTAACATCTATTTTTGCTTGGCAATGTTTTCTTCCAGATCCTGTTGTTTAGTAGTTAACATCGTCATCTTGCTGTATGTGCATGTTGGACATATCAAATACCAGTTGCTGCAtctgttttatttcttttttcaGGTTCTTCAGACACTTTCAGTACAAGGTGCACCAGGCAGCACTGGTTCCTCAGGAGCATCAGACCTTAGCAGCAGCGGGGTTTCAAGAGCCGTGATCAAAGAACGGTCAGTACCTTGGCAGTTTGGTTTGCATTGCTTGGGACAATCATGATAGAAGAATCATTATTCCCAATACTTTATGCTTTTTCCTTGGCAGGTTTAAAGCGTTCAATACGCAATTTGAAGAGCTTCACGGGAAGCAATCCCTATGGATTGTACCTGACCAAGAATTGCGTGAATCCTTGAGGCTTGCTGTAGCTGAGGTTCTGTTGCCAGCCTATCGATCTTTCATCAAACGTTTCGGGTAAGTCACCGCACCAATCACTTTGCATGATATCATAACTAGCACTCTAGACGAATTCTTTTATTGTTGCCATTAGTAATATGTTTTAATATTTGTCTATCCTCTAAACCCTAACCATTTAGTGGTTGACTGACGTGGTGTGGCCCAAGATTTATTTTTTAGAGAATTACACTTTCTTTACTTCTCCATGACTCCATCCAACATTCCCAGATGCTCTAATAAATTAATAACTACTGTACTACCCATTTTGGCATGCAGTAATCTTGTTGGGAGCGGCAAGAACCCACTGAAGTACATCAGATACAGCCCCGAACTGGTGGACAAGCTCCTGGGTGAGTTCTTTGAAGGGCAGCAGTACGGCGAGCCAAAGCACCAGCACCGCCTCTAAGGTGTCCTCGGCATGAATTCCGAAGATCCCTGTCGAAGCAAACAACTAACGGTTCCTTTGCACAGTTAGCAGCAATGCTGATCATAATATACTACCAATATAGTTACCACCACAGCAAAAGGAAAAAATGGGGCCCTGTTTCGTTGTCTCAGTGGCTAACAGCAAGCTAACACGGTGTAATGATGTCTTTTCGTTCACACTATCAGTCTTGTTCTCGATAATATATCAGATGATTTTCTGTCGTGTTAACTCAGCAGATTTTATTACTTTGTGATATTGATCTTGCTTATGTCGTAGAATAGATTTAACTTGTTTAGATTCGTATTGCTCTCAGTTCAGCAAGATGTGTCC
It includes:
- the LOC127294284 gene encoding exocyst complex component EXO70A1, coding for MSVAALPRTMEALTRRATMLRDSLQRSQGNTDGMVAILGSFDHRLSALEAAMRPTQVRTHAIRMAHENIDKTLKSGEAILSQFDLARKAEATILRGPHEDLEGYLEAVDLLKGIAKFFSSNKNFRSSDGILNHVNNLLAKSSLKIEEEFKQLMNTYSKPIEPDRLFDCLPKSLRPSKDDGGADGGNANNAEHPSKGLETAIYRTPTLVPPRILPLMNDIAQQLVQAGNQQSCYKIYRDYRGSALESSLRKLGVEKLTKDDVQKMQWEALEAKIGNWIHFMRIAVKLLLAGERKICDQIFDGVNFNKDQCFAEMATNSVVTLLSFGDAVAKSKRSPEKLFVLLDMYEVMRELQSEIEAIFEGKPCSEMREAALGLTKRLAQTAQETFADFEEAVEKDASKTIVQDGTVHPLTSYVINYVKFLFDYQSTLKLLFQEFETGSETESQLAVVTMRIMQALQNNLDGKSKQYKDPALTHLFLMNNVHYMVRSVRRSEAKDILGDDWIQRHRRIVQQNANQYKRVAWAKVLQTLSVQGAPGSTGSSGASDLSSSGVSRAVIKERFKAFNTQFEELHGKQSLWIVPDQELRESLRLAVAEVLLPAYRSFIKRFGNLVGSGKNPLKYIRYSPELVDKLLGEFFEGQQYGEPKHQHRL